A genomic stretch from Limnobacter thiooxidans includes:
- a CDS encoding flagellar brake protein has product MNHNTSIAPESDPKLLKEFSLSAEPTLRKLLTTIEEDEHELYVFLQADHTQFVTEILNIDWQTGLIWLGTPYEKSLSAGCNGSSAYVIVAFPDGVKVQFAGIGILQSEYQGADALRIAIPKSIVRLQRRNYFRVMADEELNHQVKLEIPAYPDRPNLIDLSLAGCGFTLMAQAGQFESGQVLSNVQLTLPDGESSLLVDLVVRNIKPTVDNPDLIQLGCEMKAAQRNAERRLQRFLLATERRQRANLHSID; this is encoded by the coding sequence GTGAATCACAACACCAGCATCGCGCCAGAAAGCGATCCAAAACTCCTTAAAGAATTCAGCTTGAGCGCAGAACCCACGCTGCGCAAACTGCTGACCACCATTGAAGAAGATGAACATGAGTTGTATGTATTCTTGCAAGCCGACCACACCCAGTTTGTCACTGAAATATTGAATATTGACTGGCAAACAGGTTTGATCTGGCTTGGAACACCCTACGAAAAATCATTGAGCGCGGGTTGCAATGGCTCAAGTGCCTATGTCATCGTGGCTTTCCCGGACGGAGTAAAGGTACAGTTTGCAGGAATTGGTATTCTTCAAAGTGAATACCAGGGCGCAGATGCCTTGCGGATTGCCATTCCGAAATCCATTGTTCGCCTGCAACGCCGAAACTATTTCCGGGTGATGGCAGATGAAGAACTGAACCACCAGGTCAAGCTGGAAATTCCGGCATATCCTGACAGACCCAACCTGATTGACCTCAGCCTGGCGGGTTGCGGATTTACGCTGATGGCTCAGGCTGGGCAATTCGAATCGGGCCAGGTCCTGTCTAATGTCCAGTTGACATTGCCTGACGGGGAAAGCAGCCTGCTGGTTGACCTGGTAGTTCGAAACATCAAACCCACTGTGGATAACCCTGACCTGATTCAGCTGGGCTGCGAAATGAAAGCGGCACAACGCAATGCAGAAC
- a CDS encoding EscU/YscU/HrcU family type III secretion system export apparatus switch protein → MASSWCRRRPRLTSKLNPQQAVALAYLEHSGAPKVVAKGKGLIAEQIIQKAKDSGVFVHESRELVSLLMNVDLDQQIPPGLYQAIAELLAWVYQIENKEFKTEG, encoded by the coding sequence ATGGCCAGTTCATGGTGCCGTCGGAGACCAAGATTGACCAGTAAGTTGAACCCGCAGCAGGCTGTTGCACTGGCCTACCTGGAGCACTCGGGTGCCCCCAAGGTCGTGGCCAAGGGCAAGGGGCTGATTGCCGAGCAGATCATACAAAAGGCCAAAGACTCCGGGGTGTTTGTGCATGAAAGCAGGGAACTGGTTTCCCTGCTGATGAATGTAGACCTGGACCAGCAGATCCCCCCCGGTTTGTACCAGGCCATTGCAGAATTGCTGGCTTGGGTGTATCAAATTGAAAACAAAGAATTCAAAACAGAGGGATAA
- a CDS encoding flagellar hook-length control protein FliK, translated as MSLTPVKSAPPSVNSLLQSNPGDRVSSGKGEIAPVVAILSRQLPLPQAQQLAGQTALVRVVKGGPGNEAELDFAGQNIQVKLPPGRSLTAGEMVTVSFALASKGDDLSAGGATGTSGNKKIQEARNLITPTTAGQDEGEAQESPSFVDRLSGSARLIGLLERLGQGTTTQVSTTVMSSLKQLSTQIQAQLGAGNPLTLTDSKANIEAQGAPGAANPAANNSARAAQQLTPSSQLNNALAGVLARQVSSAVENSGLFYESHLQQWANGQRSTDEIAREPQARFGQDQVISEKGLSPSAVDQSVKLITAQLATLDNNRISLALNGLLGQPVQIDIEPDEPSGEEQQAEEQGAEPARPWVAKLKLDMPHLGELHVRVRMIGSQCDVQISGQAHSKSAIDPHWHEFRTAMDNQGIKLVHGQFMVPSETKIDQ; from the coding sequence ATGTCATTGACTCCGGTTAAATCGGCTCCGCCCAGTGTCAATTCCCTGCTGCAATCCAACCCGGGCGACCGGGTCAGTTCAGGCAAGGGGGAAATTGCGCCCGTGGTCGCGATTCTGTCGCGGCAACTCCCCCTGCCCCAGGCGCAACAACTGGCAGGACAAACTGCACTGGTTCGCGTGGTCAAGGGCGGCCCAGGCAATGAGGCCGAACTGGACTTTGCCGGCCAAAACATTCAGGTCAAACTGCCACCAGGCCGATCTCTGACCGCAGGCGAAATGGTCACAGTCAGCTTTGCCTTGGCCAGCAAAGGCGACGACCTGTCAGCTGGTGGGGCCACTGGCACCTCTGGCAACAAGAAAATTCAGGAAGCGCGCAATCTCATCACTCCGACCACTGCGGGTCAGGATGAAGGTGAGGCACAGGAATCGCCCAGCTTTGTCGACCGCTTGTCGGGCTCGGCCCGCCTGATCGGTTTGCTGGAACGACTTGGGCAAGGAACCACCACACAGGTGTCAACCACGGTCATGAGTAGCCTGAAACAACTCAGCACCCAGATTCAAGCCCAACTGGGTGCGGGTAATCCATTGACGCTGACAGACAGCAAAGCCAATATCGAAGCGCAAGGCGCACCGGGTGCGGCCAACCCTGCGGCCAACAACTCTGCCAGGGCTGCACAACAGCTCACCCCGTCAAGCCAATTGAACAACGCACTGGCAGGTGTATTGGCGAGGCAAGTCAGCTCGGCAGTTGAAAACAGTGGCCTGTTCTATGAATCGCATTTGCAACAGTGGGCCAATGGGCAGAGAAGCACCGACGAGATCGCGCGCGAACCTCAGGCCCGTTTTGGCCAAGACCAAGTCATCAGCGAGAAAGGCCTGAGCCCCTCTGCGGTGGATCAATCGGTCAAACTGATTACGGCACAACTGGCCACGCTAGACAACAACCGGATTTCCCTCGCCTTGAACGGCCTGCTCGGTCAGCCAGTACAAATCGACATTGAACCCGATGAACCATCGGGCGAGGAACAACAGGCTGAAGAACAAGGTGCTGAACCAGCGCGCCCCTGGGTTGCGAAACTGAAGCTGGACATGCCTCATCTGGGTGAGCTTCATGTGCGGGTACGCATGATAGGTTCACAGTGTGATGTGCAGATTTCCGGGCAGGCGCACAGCAAATCGGCGATCGACCCACATTGGCATGAATTCCGGACCGCCATGGACAACCAGGGAATCAAACTGGTTCATGGCCAGTTCATGGTGCCGTCGGAGACCAAGATTGACCAGTAA
- a CDS encoding flagellar protein FliT, with protein sequence MIFATENNGTIMKLYAAIANQSQIMLDSAKSGNWDELCAAEEQCSKLIHELQAIKQAQQTELNEKERSQHIGYLKKILADDAAIRDITEPRLKQLEEFLRAANNSQKLSSSYGSN encoded by the coding sequence ATGATTTTCGCGACAGAAAACAACGGTACGATCATGAAGCTTTACGCCGCCATTGCGAACCAGAGCCAGATCATGCTGGACTCTGCAAAGTCTGGCAATTGGGACGAATTGTGTGCAGCCGAAGAACAGTGTTCAAAACTGATACACGAGCTTCAAGCCATCAAGCAGGCGCAACAAACTGAATTGAATGAAAAAGAACGCAGCCAGCACATCGGCTACCTGAAAAAAATCCTGGCCGATGATGCAGCCATTCGCGACATCACTGAACCCCGCCTCAAGCAGTTGGAAGAATTTCTTCGTGCAGCCAACAACTCACAGAAACTCAGCAGCTCGTACGGGTCCAACTAA
- the fliS gene encoding flagellar export chaperone FliS: MMYGAKAYAQVGLETGINSASPHGLIVMLYDGAIEAIRKAKIYMEMRDIEMKTKSVDKALRIIKDGLTAALDVNAGGDLAKQLLSLYDYIGKELILANAQNSAQRMDTCIGLLDDLRGAWLEIGQTATRP, translated from the coding sequence ATGATGTACGGCGCAAAAGCATATGCACAAGTTGGACTGGAGACAGGCATTAACAGCGCCTCTCCCCATGGCCTGATTGTGATGCTCTACGACGGGGCCATTGAGGCCATTCGCAAGGCCAAGATCTACATGGAAATGCGGGACATTGAAATGAAGACCAAATCGGTAGACAAGGCGTTGAGAATCATCAAGGACGGCTTGACTGCCGCCCTGGATGTCAACGCAGGCGGCGACCTGGCCAAACAACTGCTTTCCTTGTACGACTACATTGGCAAGGAACTGATTTTGGCCAATGCCCAGAACAGCGCCCAGCGCATGGACACCTGCATCGGTTTGCTGGATGACTTGCGTGGCGCGTGGCTTGAAATTGGCCAAACCGCCACCAGACCGTAA
- the fliD gene encoding flagellar filament capping protein FliD, with product MPSISSAGIGSGLDIEGIISSLMAAERLPLNKVSTERTAINTKISIYGIIKNSFADLKTATDKLTNLSNLNPLKATSTDDKVVSATASSANAKGSYSIEVSQLAKAQSVATLGVATADTVVGTGSLTITLGSYDSNTNTFTDNADKTPVTINIGAGQQTLEGVRQAINEANAGVNASIVNDGAGSRLVLTSKDTGAVNGFKLEVADDDGNNTNVAGLSRLAYDPTALAGSGKNADTLQAAQNANFTINNLPVSKASNTVSDAVEGLTLNLKAVTTTPINLEVGLDDAALKTTLDGFVTAYNKIRGNLKDQQQKDATLSKETTPSSLERGLRNILREQVAQYGIGLSDIGLSFDKDGVLSLNKSKLDTAVAADPAILEKVFSNTATTTDARVKFLGATSKTLEGTYAINVSNAYNGSNTIAGTINGVAATGVSSTLSGAVGDASEGLQFSVAQDASGNMGSITFSKGLAERLSDWINTLSDEGGALSSRTDGLNSRKLRLDDQEDRLNLRLEQVEKRYRAQFSALDSMLASMQQTSSYLSQQLAALSR from the coding sequence ATGCCATCGATTTCATCTGCAGGCATTGGGTCTGGACTGGACATTGAGGGAATCATCAGCTCGCTGATGGCCGCCGAGCGCCTGCCCCTGAACAAGGTGAGTACTGAAAGAACGGCGATCAATACCAAGATTTCGATCTACGGTATCATCAAGAACTCATTTGCCGACTTGAAAACGGCTACAGACAAACTCACCAACCTGAGCAACCTGAACCCACTGAAAGCCACATCCACAGACGACAAGGTGGTATCGGCCACAGCCAGTTCGGCCAATGCCAAGGGCAGCTACAGCATTGAAGTCAGCCAGTTGGCCAAAGCGCAAAGCGTAGCCACCCTGGGCGTGGCCACAGCCGACACCGTGGTGGGCACAGGCAGCCTGACCATTACACTGGGCAGTTACGATTCAAACACCAACACCTTCACCGACAATGCCGACAAAACACCGGTAACGATCAATATTGGTGCTGGCCAGCAAACGCTGGAAGGGGTTCGGCAAGCGATCAATGAAGCAAACGCCGGGGTGAACGCCTCCATCGTGAACGATGGCGCAGGCTCACGGTTGGTTTTGACCAGCAAGGACACCGGTGCGGTCAACGGCTTCAAGCTGGAAGTGGCTGACGACGATGGCAACAACACCAATGTGGCTGGCTTGTCACGCCTGGCTTATGACCCCACTGCCCTTGCAGGCTCCGGCAAGAATGCAGACACACTGCAAGCTGCGCAAAATGCCAACTTCACCATCAACAATCTGCCAGTGAGCAAGGCCAGCAACACTGTGAGCGATGCAGTGGAAGGTCTGACACTGAACCTGAAAGCAGTCACCACGACCCCGATCAACCTAGAAGTGGGGCTGGATGACGCTGCCTTGAAGACCACGCTGGATGGTTTTGTGACGGCGTACAACAAAATTCGCGGCAACCTGAAAGACCAACAGCAAAAAGACGCCACGCTGTCCAAGGAAACAACCCCTTCGAGCCTGGAAAGGGGCTTGCGCAATATTTTGCGTGAACAGGTGGCCCAATACGGCATCGGCTTGAGTGACATTGGCCTGAGCTTTGACAAGGACGGTGTACTGTCCCTGAACAAAAGCAAACTGGACACGGCTGTGGCCGCAGACCCTGCCATACTCGAAAAAGTATTTTCAAACACCGCCACGACCACGGATGCGCGGGTGAAATTCCTGGGAGCCACCAGCAAAACGCTGGAAGGCACCTACGCCATCAATGTCAGCAATGCTTACAACGGCAGCAATACGATAGCAGGCACCATCAATGGCGTTGCTGCAACGGGTGTCAGCAGTACGCTCAGCGGTGCAGTTGGCGATGCAAGTGAAGGCCTGCAGTTTTCAGTGGCACAAGATGCTTCCGGCAATATGGGCAGCATCACCTTCAGCAAAGGGCTGGCCGAACGCCTGAGCGACTGGATCAACACCCTGTCTGACGAAGGTGGTGCGTTGTCTTCCAGAACGGATGGATTGAACAGCAGAAAACTTCGACTCGACGACCAGGAAGATCGCCTGAACCTTCGGCTTGAACAGGTTGAGAAACGCTACAGGGCGCAATTCAGCGCTCTGGACAGCATGCTGGCCAGCATGCAGCAAACCAGCTCCTACCTCAGTCAGCAATTGGCCGCACTTTCGAGATAA
- a CDS encoding flagellar protein FlaG, with the protein MNISNMSDYATALQKPQDASNVKAITGNAPKPILGEGAELTVEEVIEVVQKANDALASNQSNLQFLIDNDNGRPIVQIVDRETQEILKQIPSVEMLKIAKAIEKMQGVLMSREV; encoded by the coding sequence ATGAATATTTCAAACATGTCTGATTATGCAACGGCGCTGCAAAAGCCGCAGGACGCCAGCAACGTCAAAGCCATCACAGGCAATGCACCTAAACCCATTCTGGGCGAAGGCGCAGAGTTGACTGTGGAAGAGGTGATTGAAGTCGTTCAAAAAGCCAACGATGCGCTGGCCAGCAACCAATCCAATTTGCAGTTCCTGATTGACAACGACAACGGCAGACCCATTGTACAAATTGTCGATCGGGAAACGCAGGAAATACTGAAACAGATTCCTTCTGTGGAAATGCTGAAAATCGCCAAGGCCATTGAAAAAATGCAAGGCGTTCTCATGTCGCGCGAAGTCTGA
- a CDS encoding flagellin, producing MLGINTNAPSLGAQTNLSRSAGSLETSIARLSSGLRVNSSKDDAAGLAIAERMTAQIRGFDVASRNANDGISLLQVADGALGKITDNLQRMRELGVQAKNGTLNDTDRANLNREFTELANEVGRVATGTTFNDNNVFAAANKSVELQIGSGNDAADTLNVNLTDDGLAGGNDLQTTLGGATQAAIVTAFGGVDTAANAETAIDTIDTAIDDITNLRATTGAGLSRLEQVVGSLETTSSNLSSARGRIMDADFAKETANLTRSQILQQAGTAMLAQANQLPNNVLSLLR from the coding sequence ATGTTAGGAATCAACACAAACGCCCCTTCACTGGGCGCACAAACAAACCTGAGCAGATCGGCGGGTTCCCTAGAAACTTCAATCGCTCGCCTGTCTTCCGGCTTGCGAGTCAACAGCTCGAAAGACGATGCAGCCGGTTTGGCGATTGCTGAACGGATGACCGCCCAGATACGCGGCTTTGATGTAGCTTCCCGCAACGCCAACGACGGCATTTCACTGCTGCAAGTGGCAGATGGCGCCCTGGGTAAAATCACTGATAACCTGCAGCGCATGCGTGAACTGGGCGTACAAGCCAAAAACGGCACTTTGAACGACACCGACCGCGCAAACCTGAACCGTGAATTCACGGAACTGGCCAACGAAGTCGGCCGTGTTGCAACAGGCACCACGTTCAACGACAACAACGTGTTCGCAGCTGCAAACAAATCCGTTGAATTGCAGATTGGTTCAGGCAATGACGCTGCAGACACCTTGAACGTCAACCTGACTGACGACGGCCTTGCCGGCGGCAACGATCTGCAAACCACCCTGGGTGGCGCAACACAGGCAGCCATCGTGACGGCTTTCGGTGGCGTGGACACCGCGGCCAATGCAGAAACCGCAATCGACACCATTGACACTGCAATTGACGACATCACCAACCTTCGCGCCACAACCGGTGCAGGTTTGAGTCGACTTGAACAGGTCGTGGGTTCATTGGAAACAACTAGCAGCAACCTGAGTTCAGCCCGCGGCCGAATCATGGATGCCGACTTTGCCAAGGAAACTGCGAACCTGACCCGTTCACAGATTCTGCAACAGGCCGGTACCGCCATGCTGGCACAGGCCAACCAGCTGCCCAATAACGTGTTGAGTCTACTGCGTTAA
- a CDS encoding flagellin — MLGINTNVASLTAQKNLSGSGMGLNNSIARLSSGLRVNSAKDDAAGLAIAERMQAQIKGFDVAGRNANDGISLLQVADGAMGKITDNLQRMRELAVQAKNGTLNDTDRVNLNREYTELANEVDRITTGSTFNGNNLFDAANQTLSFQVGTGNATTDTLELNLTDDGLSTGNDLTTILTNGAADIQTNLGAITDVANATTAIDTLDASIDAITGIRAVVGAGQSRLEQVASFADTSSTNLQAARGRIMDADFAKETANLTRSQILQQAGTAMLAQANQLPNNVLSLLQ, encoded by the coding sequence ATGCTAGGAATCAATACCAACGTTGCATCACTGACCGCCCAGAAGAACCTGTCTGGTTCAGGTATGGGTTTGAACAACTCAATCGCCCGCTTGTCCTCTGGCCTTCGTGTAAACAGCGCCAAGGACGACGCAGCAGGCCTGGCAATCGCCGAGCGCATGCAAGCGCAGATCAAGGGCTTTGATGTGGCTGGCCGCAATGCCAATGACGGTATCTCTCTTCTCCAGGTCGCTGACGGCGCCATGGGCAAGATCACGGACAACCTGCAGCGCATGCGTGAATTGGCAGTACAGGCCAAGAACGGCACCCTGAACGACACCGACCGCGTGAACCTGAACCGTGAATACACGGAGCTGGCCAACGAAGTGGACCGCATCACCACAGGCAGCACCTTCAACGGCAACAACCTGTTTGATGCAGCCAACCAGACACTGAGCTTCCAGGTGGGCACGGGCAACGCCACCACCGACACACTTGAATTGAATTTGACCGACGACGGCTTGAGCACAGGCAACGACCTGACTACCATCCTGACCAACGGCGCAGCCGATATTCAAACCAACCTCGGTGCCATCACCGACGTGGCCAACGCCACCACGGCGATTGACACACTGGACGCCTCGATTGATGCCATCACGGGCATTCGGGCTGTGGTGGGCGCGGGCCAAAGCCGCCTTGAACAGGTGGCTTCCTTTGCCGACACCTCCAGCACCAATCTGCAGGCTGCGCGCGGACGCATCATGGACGCTGACTTCGCCAAGGAAACAGCGAACCTGACCCGTTCACAGATTTTGCAGCAGGCTGGCACCGCCATGCTGGCCCAGGCCAACCAGTTGCCCAACAACGTGCTGAGCCTGTTGCAGTAA
- a CDS encoding flagellin, which translates to MMGINTNAPSLGAQMNLSKSAGSLETSISRLSSGLRVNSAKDDAAGLAIAERMTAQIRGFDVASRNANDGISLLQVADGALGKITDNLQRMRELGVQSKNGTLNDTDRANLNREFSELANEVGRVATGTSFNDNTVFASANKSVELQIGAGNETTDTLAVNLTDDGTATGNDLQTTLGGATQALIATALGGVDSAANAETAIDTIDTAIDDITNLRSTVGAGLSRLEQVASSLETNSSNLSSARGRIMDADFAKETANLTRSQILQQAGTAMLAQANQLPNNVLSLLR; encoded by the coding sequence ATGATGGGAATTAATACCAACGCACCTTCACTTGGCGCACAAATGAACCTCAGCAAATCTGCTGGTTCCCTTGAAACTTCAATCTCTCGACTGTCTTCCGGCTTGCGAGTCAACAGCGCAAAAGACGACGCAGCTGGCCTGGCTATTGCGGAACGGATGACCGCTCAGATTCGTGGCTTCGACGTGGCATCCCGCAACGCGAATGACGGTATTTCATTGTTGCAAGTGGCCGATGGCGCCCTGGGCAAAATCACTGACAACCTGCAGCGCATGCGTGAATTGGGTGTTCAATCGAAAAATGGCACCTTGAACGACACTGACCGCGCCAACCTGAACCGCGAATTTTCGGAGCTGGCCAACGAAGTGGGCCGTGTTGCAACAGGCACATCCTTCAATGACAACACAGTGTTTGCATCGGCGAACAAATCAGTTGAATTGCAAATTGGTGCAGGCAACGAAACAACTGACACCTTGGCAGTGAACCTGACTGACGACGGCACAGCGACCGGCAACGACTTGCAAACCACCCTGGGTGGCGCAACACAGGCCCTGATCGCGACAGCCCTTGGCGGTGTGGATTCCGCAGCCAACGCTGAAACTGCGATCGATACAATCGACACCGCGATTGATGACATCACCAACCTGCGTTCTACAGTAGGTGCTGGCTTGAGCCGACTGGAACAAGTGGCCTCCTCACTGGAAACCAACAGCAGCAACCTGAGTTCAGCCCGTGGCCGAATCATGGACGCTGACTTTGCCAAGGAAACTGCGAACCTGACCCGTTCACAGATTCTGCAACAGGCCGGTACCGCTATGCTGGCCCAGGCTAATCAGCTGCCCAACAACGTGTTGAGCCTGCTGCGTTAA
- a CDS encoding flagellin produces MLGINTNVASLTAQKNLSGSGIGLNNSIARLSSGLRVNSAKDDAAGLAIAERMQAQIRGFDVAGRNANDGISLLQVADGAMGKMTDNLQRMRELAVQAKNGTLNDTDRVNLNREYTELANEVDRITTGSTFNGNNLFDAANQTLSFQVGTGNATTDTLELNLTDDGLSTGNDLTTILTGAAADIQANLGSITDVANATTAIDTLDASIDAITGIRAVVGAGQSRLEQVASFADTSSTNLQAARGRIMDADFAKETANLTRSQILQQAGTAMLAQANQLPNNVLSLLQ; encoded by the coding sequence ATGCTAGGAATCAATACCAACGTTGCATCGCTGACCGCCCAGAAGAACCTGTCAGGTTCAGGCATCGGTTTGAACAACTCAATCGCCCGCCTGTCTTCTGGCCTTCGTGTCAACAGCGCCAAGGACGACGCAGCAGGCCTGGCCATTGCAGAGCGTATGCAAGCGCAAATCAGGGGCTTTGATGTGGCGGGCCGCAATGCCAACGACGGTATCTCTCTTCTCCAGGTCGCTGACGGCGCCATGGGTAAGATGACAGACAACCTGCAGCGCATGCGTGAATTGGCTGTTCAAGCCAAGAACGGCACCCTGAACGACACCGACCGCGTGAACCTGAACCGTGAATACACGGAGCTGGCCAACGAAGTGGACCGCATCACCACAGGCAGCACCTTCAACGGCAACAACCTGTTTGATGCAGCCAACCAGACACTGAGCTTTCAGGTGGGCACGGGCAACGCCACCACCGACACTCTGGAATTGAATTTGACCGACGACGGCTTGAGCACAGGCAACGACCTGACCACCATCCTGACCGGTGCAGCCGCTGACATTCAGGCCAACCTGGGTTCAATCACCGACGTGGCCAACGCCACCACGGCGATTGACACACTGGACGCCTCGATTGATGCGATCACCGGTATTCGGGCAGTGGTGGGCGCGGGCCAAAGCCGCCTGGAACAGGTAGCTTCCTTTGCCGACACCTCCAGCACCAACCTGCAGGCCGCACGCGGACGCATCATGGATGCAGACTTCGCCAAGGAAACAGCGAACCTGACCCGTTCACAGATTTTGCAGCAGGCTGGTACCGCCATGCTGGCCCAGGCCAACCAGTTGCCCAACAACGTACTGAGCCTGTTGCAGTAA
- the flhD gene encoding flagellar transcriptional regulator FlhD: MKATRLLDEIRETNLSYLLLAQQLIREDRAEATFRLGISEEVADLIDQLTTAQVLRIASSNMLMCRFRFDDEVVWNLLTSHTKDRSVSGMHAAIIMSGKAVGVTA; this comes from the coding sequence ATGAAAGCTACTCGCTTGCTTGACGAAATTCGTGAAACCAACCTTTCTTATTTGCTGCTAGCACAGCAGCTGATTCGCGAAGACCGTGCCGAAGCTACTTTCCGCCTGGGTATTTCCGAGGAAGTGGCCGACCTGATCGACCAACTGACCACGGCACAGGTGCTGAGAATTGCCTCCAGCAACATGTTGATGTGTCGCTTCCGCTTTGATGATGAAGTGGTCTGGAACCTGTTGACCAGCCACACCAAGGATCGCAGCGTGTCTGGAATGCATGCCGCCATCATCATGTCTGGCAAGGCGGTTGGCGTTACAGCGTAA
- the flhC gene encoding flagellar transcriptional regulator FlhC, which yields MAKVKSIIDEAAQIRLATELIRLDARLQVLESETQLSRERLLKLYKELKHKSPPKGMLPFSTDWFMTWQPNIHSSLFINIYQTLIKSTDIEDIEAIIKAYRMYLEQVTHLGLPEVLSLTRAWRLVKFFDAGMLTTTACKECDGRFVVHTYELVNDYVCGLCHMPSRAGKTRQSAADRFFNEEASVEA from the coding sequence ATGGCAAAAGTCAAATCAATTATTGATGAAGCAGCACAAATCCGTTTGGCCACCGAGCTGATTCGACTGGATGCAAGGCTGCAGGTGCTGGAATCGGAAACCCAGTTGTCCCGTGAACGTTTGCTCAAGCTCTACAAAGAGCTCAAGCACAAATCGCCGCCCAAGGGCATGTTGCCTTTTTCGACAGACTGGTTCATGACCTGGCAACCCAATATCCATTCGTCGCTGTTCATCAACATTTACCAGACCTTGATCAAAAGCACCGACATTGAAGACATCGAAGCCATTATCAAGGCCTATCGCATGTACTTGGAGCAGGTTACCCATTTGGGACTGCCCGAGGTGTTGTCCCTGACCCGCGCCTGGCGTTTGGTCAAGTTTTTTGATGCAGGCATGTTGACCACCACAGCCTGCAAGGAATGTGACGGCCGCTTTGTGGTTCACACCTATGAGTTGGTCAATGATTATGTGTGTGGCCTGTGCCACATGCCCTCACGTGCCGGAAAGACCAGGCAATCTGCAGCGGACCGCTTCTTCAATGAAGAAGCCAGCGTAGAAGCCTGA
- the motA gene encoding flagellar motor stator protein MotA, which yields MLVAIGFVIVTACVLGGFAFMGGHLITLWQPVEILIIGGGALGAMVVSNTPNILKATGKAMAGAFKPSSITKAFYMSLMALMYEVLTKVRKEGLMSIEGDVEEPEQSPLFQKYPEVLADHHIVEFLTDYLRLMVSGNLNPMEIENLMDGELETHHQEAHTPQAAVQQMADGLPAFGIVAAVMGVVHVMGSVGQVSNAELGVMIAAALVGTFLGILLAYGFVGPLASIINHKIAESSKPFECVKTTLLASLNGYSPALAVEFGRKVLYSTERPSFVELEEHVKNTKGK from the coding sequence ATGTTAGTAGCAATCGGATTCGTGATCGTCACGGCCTGTGTGTTAGGCGGCTTCGCCTTCATGGGCGGACATTTGATCACCCTGTGGCAGCCCGTGGAAATCCTGATCATCGGTGGTGGTGCACTGGGTGCCATGGTTGTCAGTAACACTCCCAACATTCTGAAGGCCACAGGTAAGGCCATGGCCGGCGCATTCAAACCCAGTTCAATCACCAAGGCCTTCTACATGTCGCTGATGGCTCTGATGTATGAAGTACTGACCAAGGTTCGCAAAGAAGGCTTGATGTCGATTGAAGGCGATGTCGAAGAGCCAGAGCAAAGCCCGCTGTTTCAAAAATACCCCGAAGTACTCGCAGATCATCACATTGTCGAGTTTTTGACCGACTACCTGCGACTGATGGTCAGCGGTAATTTGAACCCGATGGAAATTGAAAACCTGATGGATGGTGAACTTGAAACCCACCACCAGGAAGCACACACACCGCAGGCGGCAGTCCAGCAAATGGCAGATGGTTTGCCTGCTTTCGGCATTGTGGCTGCGGTGATGGGTGTGGTGCACGTGATGGGCTCGGTGGGGCAGGTCAGCAACGCTGAGCTGGGCGTCATGATCGCAGCAGCCTTGGTGGGGACTTTCCTTGGCATCTTGTTGGCCTACGGGTTTGTCGGGCCACTGGCCAGCATCATCAATCACAAAATTGCAGAATCATCCAAGCCTTTTGAATGTGTCAAAACCACTTTGCTGGCAAGCCTCAATGGCTATTCGCCAGCGCTGGCCGTGGAGTTCGGTCGCAAGGTGCTGTATTCCACCGAACGCCCAAGTTTTGTCGAGCTTGAAGAGCACGTGAAGAACACCAAAGGCAAGTAA